In one Dermatophilaceae bacterium Sec6.4 genomic region, the following are encoded:
- a CDS encoding site-specific integrase, producing MNTGNPDHHVQGRASKEAWQYQWAQVPPQWHGPWVIDAEPFRELFTQNSNYEAGRAFDFRPAGPPQLGQETGWWLWTCWAEGLRKVEPSMLRWWATAISNLVAERARLTGRRSESLADFAPEIVVREALRAFLHRNDRMPSAGNQRNLTSIAQHAYLLVSVRCSPDPWWAHDRWDLRIDDRIPRRPHEPQGHQPVNLGLITTPWLREGVRHWLRYALTDETYRWTTAVVRCRNLATYFDPWLEQQGATDPAIADQPAVVRSLFNDYLGWLRTPRGTGRKPLGDNQVAAVRTHVQGLYTWAHDNQDLLATATGNSAWAGLTERHLMLWTPLPRRRQPTATTGSTRGDPIAPMDLGRMIAHLDVLRTPTTEHVTVDAPGSGPRTFPGLGDPQAARAWLLQAMTGRRVSEILMIDYDCLTPLVPYEEAAEDAMVARLRYQQTKVDGVDATILVDLAAVRVVQQQQEWARARCDDGITPTYLFLAPRHNHRGLRPRPYPSQQAALRRLDDLVELKDTGGNALRYGQTHRLRHTRATDLLNSGVAIHVVQRYLGHRSPEMTMHYAQTLANTAEEQFLQAKRVGAFGNSLALNARDALDITQMSPDRADRILPNGLCLLSPAQTCDRGNACLTCGHFATDATHLPEHDAQKRRTLQIVEIRQGAFSEKHGQPMPESNVWLRERRREIASLDAITVRLREDETGAPVIGAGVVARHDQVIGDDE from the coding sequence CGCAATGGCATGGCCCATGGGTGATCGACGCTGAACCCTTCCGGGAGCTATTCACCCAGAACTCGAATTACGAAGCTGGGCGAGCCTTCGACTTTCGCCCTGCCGGACCACCGCAGCTCGGGCAGGAAACTGGGTGGTGGCTGTGGACCTGTTGGGCGGAGGGGCTGCGAAAGGTTGAGCCGTCAATGTTGCGTTGGTGGGCGACTGCCATCAGCAATCTTGTTGCCGAGCGGGCACGGCTAACAGGTCGCCGGTCAGAAAGTCTCGCCGACTTTGCTCCAGAAATTGTCGTCAGAGAGGCATTGCGAGCGTTCCTGCACCGCAACGACCGCATGCCATCCGCCGGTAACCAACGCAACCTCACCTCGATCGCGCAACACGCCTACCTGTTGGTCTCAGTGCGCTGCTCGCCCGACCCGTGGTGGGCCCACGACCGGTGGGACTTGCGCATCGATGACCGCATCCCCCGGCGCCCGCATGAGCCGCAAGGACATCAGCCGGTCAACCTGGGCCTGATCACGACGCCGTGGTTGCGAGAAGGGGTACGGCACTGGCTTCGGTACGCGCTGACCGACGAGACCTACCGTTGGACCACCGCCGTCGTCCGATGCCGCAACCTCGCCACATACTTCGATCCTTGGCTGGAACAGCAGGGCGCAACAGACCCGGCGATCGCCGACCAGCCTGCGGTGGTCCGTTCCTTGTTCAATGATTACCTCGGGTGGTTGCGAACGCCCCGAGGAACGGGGCGCAAACCTCTTGGCGACAACCAAGTCGCTGCTGTTCGCACTCACGTGCAGGGTCTCTATACCTGGGCCCACGACAACCAGGACCTCCTCGCAACCGCGACGGGAAACTCTGCGTGGGCTGGGTTGACCGAGCGACACCTCATGCTGTGGACCCCGCTACCGAGGCGCCGCCAACCAACCGCGACCACAGGGTCCACCCGCGGGGACCCGATCGCCCCGATGGACCTGGGACGGATGATCGCGCACCTTGACGTGCTGCGCACCCCAACGACTGAGCACGTCACGGTCGACGCGCCGGGCTCTGGGCCGCGCACCTTTCCAGGGCTGGGCGACCCGCAAGCAGCCCGCGCGTGGTTGTTACAGGCAATGACCGGTCGACGAGTGTCAGAAATCCTCATGATCGACTACGACTGCCTCACCCCCCTCGTGCCATACGAAGAAGCCGCCGAGGACGCGATGGTCGCCCGACTGCGTTACCAGCAAACAAAAGTGGACGGCGTGGACGCCACGATCCTGGTGGACCTTGCCGCCGTTCGGGTAGTCCAACAGCAGCAGGAATGGGCCCGCGCCCGCTGCGACGACGGCATCACCCCGACGTACCTGTTTCTCGCACCACGACACAACCACCGCGGGTTGCGCCCGCGCCCCTATCCCTCCCAGCAGGCCGCGTTGCGACGCTTGGATGATCTTGTGGAACTTAAAGACACAGGAGGTAACGCGTTACGTTATGGCCAAACGCACCGGCTGCGACACACACGGGCCACTGATTTACTCAACAGTGGAGTCGCCATTCACGTCGTGCAGCGCTACCTCGGGCACCGCTCACCCGAGATGACGATGCACTATGCGCAGACGCTCGCCAATACGGCCGAAGAGCAGTTCCTACAAGCAAAACGCGTGGGCGCATTCGGTAACAGTCTCGCTCTCAACGCTCGCGACGCCTTAGACATCACACAAATGAGCCCCGACCGCGCTGACCGAATCCTTCCCAACGGCCTATGTCTCCTTTCACCCGCGCAGACCTGTGATCGTGGTAACGCATGCCTGACCTGCGGCCACTTCGCGACAGACGCCACTCACCTACCAGAACACGACGCCCAGAAGAGAAGAACGTTGCAAATCGTGGAAATTCGCCAAGGTGCGTTCTCGGAGAAGCACGGACAGCCCATGCCCGAAAGTAATGTTTGGCTCCGCGAACGTCGCCGAGAGATCGCGTCCCTCGATGCGATTACCGTCCGACTCAGAGAAGACGAAACCGGCGCGCCCGTTATCGGCGCCGGAGTTGTCGCCCGCCACGACCAGGTAATTGGGGACGACGAATG